A single window of Nicotiana tomentosiformis chromosome 1, ASM39032v3, whole genome shotgun sequence DNA harbors:
- the LOC104110786 gene encoding RING-H2 finger protein ATL65, with amino-acid sequence MLHHKAPAPSPSLSPAPPAVHHNNTQKAPSPSTRPLYRSSTLPTSSTSASTSDLSTTPPPSKQPVDFSPPLIAMVVIIATAFVIITYSRLLSRHLLRLHGRYRLWRRRRRRYVASSAGDIESPPYPFDPTDAFHVLSPYGLDDSVIKTIPLSVHTRKSSVHDCAVCLLEFEENDYVRTLPVCSHAFHVDCIDIWLKSHANCPLCRAGIFRPESPFTPLMAARIRPSFDDMLVENTILEPLAEIQPESDTTTLSEITQEPSPRRNMIQSEDIRFSGRDILLKRSYSFGFERNLGSERLILEATTASPWRYRRAIGSGSFWSKRPSPFSSLTKPRVFSFRYYRGMKSPFFRRTRGGFFPLSESSARYSTGGGSSRRSKSFASPMFMRTSATGGVFSSSRLRSGDPEALLSPDRYNRR; translated from the coding sequence ATGCTCCACCATAAAGCTCCTGCTCCGTCACCGTCACTGTCACCGGCGCCGCCGGCGGTTCACCATAACAATACTCAGAAAGCTCCATCACCTTCAACGCGGCCACTTTATCGTTCGTCGACATTGCCAACTTCATCAACGTCAGCGTCGACGTCAGACTTATCAACTACTCCACCGCCGTCTAAGCAACCGGTTGATTTCAGTCCACCTTTGATTGCCATGGTCGTTATTATCGCTACTGCTTTCGTCATCATTACCTACTCGCGGCTCCTGTCGCGCCATCTGCTCCGTCTACATGGCCGTTATAGACTGTGGCGTCGCCGTCGCCGACGTTACGTTGCGTCATCTGCCGGCGATATCGAGTCGCCTCCTTATCCGTTTGATCCTACTGATGCTTTCCACGTGCTCTCTCCTTATGGACTGGACGATTCAGTTATCAAAACAATTCCTCTTTCAGTCCACACTCGAAAAAGCAGCGTTCACGATTGTGCGGTGTGCTTACTGGAATTCGAAGAGAATGACTATGTACGCACGCTTCCAGTATGTTCACACGCGTTTCACGTGGACTGTATTGATATATGGCTCAAATCACACGCGAATTGCCCGTTGTGTCGTGCCGGAATATTCCGTCCAGAGTCACCGTTCACTCCCTTAATGGCTGCAAGGATACGCCCGAGCTTCGATGACATGCTGGTGGAGAACACAATTCTAGAGCCTTTAGCTGAAATTCAGCCAGAATCGGATACAACAACGCTCTCAGAGATCACACAAGAACCGTCACCAAGGAGAAACATGATCCAATCAGAGGATATTAGATTCAGCGGACGTGATATATTGCTAAAACGATCCTATTCCTTCGGATTTGAGAGGAATTTAGGATCCGAGAGACTAATACTTGAAGCAACAACAGCTTCGCCATGGCGGTACCGCAGAGCAATAGGATCAGGAAGCTTCTGGAGCAAAAGACCTTCACCGTTCAGCTCGTTAACAAAACCACGAGTATTCTCGTTCCGATATTACAGAGGAATGAAATCGCCGTTCTTCCGGCGGACCAGAGGTGGATTCTTCCCGTTATCGGAGTCAAGCGCGAGATATAGTACTGGCGGAGGTTCTTCGAGAAGAAGCAAATCATTCGCGAGTCCGATGTTTATGAGAACATCGGCGACGGGAGGAGTATTCTCGTCGAGCCGGCTAAGGAGCGGTGATCCAGAAGCCTTACTGTCACCGGACAGGTATAACAGACGGTGA
- the LOC104110785 gene encoding mitochondrial import receptor subunit TOM6 homolog encodes MFPGLFMRKPDKAAALKQLKTHVALFGTWVAVIRVAPYILHYFSDSKEELMLEL; translated from the coding sequence aTGTTTCCAGGATTGTTCATGCGTAAACCTGACAAAGCAGCTGCTTTGAAGCAGCTGAAGACACACGTGGCCTTGTTTGGTACTTGGGTCGCCGTGATTCGGGTCGCTCCATACATTCTCCACTATTTCTCCGATTCGAAAGAAGAACTCATGCTCGAACTCTAG
- the LOC104110784 gene encoding CASP-like protein 5C1 encodes MAMDDEVPGAVGTSASFALRLGQTIFSAASLLFMSLGVEFHNYTAFCLLVTIMGLVIPWSITLALIDIYSVLIHCPIRQPGILLFIVLGDWTLSFLTLAAASSIAGIVDLLHRTDVTFCTPAGLCSRYQISAALAFLSWFLSTASSLSNLWLLPSLSR; translated from the exons ATGGCCATGGATGATGAAGTACCAGGAGCTGTGGGGACAAGCGCGAGCTTTGCTTTGAGATTAGGGCAAACCATCTTCTCCGCTGCTTCTCTTTTGTTCATGTCTTTAGGAGTTGAGTTCCACAACTATACTGCCTTTTG CTTGTTAGTAACAATCATGGGTTTGGTCATCCCCTGGAGCATTACTTTGGCATTGATTGACATATACTCGGTCTTGATCCATTGCCCCATTCGCCAGCCAGGGATCCTACTCTTCATTGTTTTAGGAGATTGG ACATTATCATTCCTCACCCTAGCAGCAGCTAGCTCAATTGCTGGAATAGTGGATCTTTTGCACAGGACAGATGTAACATTCTGTACTCCTGCCGGATTATGCAGCAGATATCAGATATCTGCTGCATTGGCCTTCTTGTCATGGTTTCTCTCCACTGCCTCATCTCTTTCCAATCTTTGGTTGCTTCCTTCTCTGTCAAGATGA
- the LOC104110783 gene encoding uncharacterized protein, with protein sequence MKYNEIYHFSHPQHKLRFEYSEFPFKCDGCKEVGIGSRYKCTTCDYDLHMHCAIPCASITHPFYKKCSFQFLSRPPGNVPRYCNACEKDITGFLYHCKSCGFDLHPCCAKLPMVLDDGEVKLYLYRKVSASCHRCGRKGRSWSYRSTCKKYNLHVACVKEMLVDSWHEIYFGRANNNNNSYNNCRKLENRIPSLKGTLQTHHRKSKGKVQKCCEMAGLALQFIISAVLGDPTTLIAGVVGSLMSK encoded by the exons ATGAAGTACAATGAAATATATCATTTTAGCCACCCTCAACACAAGCTAAGATTTGAATACTCAGAATTTCCATTTAAATGTGATGGTTGTAAGGAAGTAGGCATAGGGTCTCGTTACAAATGCACAACTTGTGACTATGATCTCCATATGCACTGTGCAATTCCTTGTGCTTCAATTACTCATCCTTTTTATAAAAAATGCTCTTTTCAGTTCCTCTCTCGTCCTCCGGGAAACGTGCCGCGCTACTGCAACGCTTGTGAGAAGGATATTACTGGATTTTTATACCATTGTAAGTCTTGTGGATTTGATCTTCATCCATGTTGTGCAAAGCTTCCTATGGTTCTTGATGATGGAGAAGTAAAGCTTTACTTGTATAGAAAG GTAAGTGCGTCATGCCACAGGTGCGGGAGGAAAGGGAGAAGCTGGAGTTATAGATCAACATGCAAGAAATACAATTTGCACGTAGCATGTGTCAAAGAGATGCTTGTGGATAGTTGGCATGAGATCTACTTTGGTCgtgccaataataataataatagttataATAATTGTAGAAAACTGGAGAATAGGATCCCAAGTCTGAAAGGAACACTTCAAACTCATCATCGAAAAAGCAAAGGCAAAGTTCAGAAATGTTGTGAGATGGCTGGTTTAGCTCTGCAGTTTATTATATCTGCAGTTCTTGGAGATCCTACTACTCTTATTGCTGGGGTCGTTGGTTCATTAATGTCAAAATAA
- the LOC138906864 gene encoding uncharacterized protein encodes MIGSYAFAKALCDLGESINLMPLAIYKRLGIGRARSTFMLLQLADRTVKRPSGILDDVLVQVGKFVFPADFVILDCRIDEEIPIILGRPFLATRRALIDCETGELKMRLNDEEITFNMYKSMRRPSEFSNCSLIEVVDVILDEEDETLNAKDPLAACLMNLDEVNGEDLQSGCWILKAKGLGKESSNLSLCT; translated from the coding sequence ATGATAGGcagctatgcttttgctaaagcattgtgtgatttgggggaaagcataaacttgatgcccttggctatctacaaaaggttaggcattggaagagctagaTCCACATTCATGTTACTACAGCTAGCCGACAGGacagtgaagaggccctctggtatccttgatgatgtattagtacaGGTTGGGAAGTTTGTATtcccagcagattttgtcattctagactgccggattgacgaggagattcccataattttgggaagaccattcTTGGCCACTAGGAGAGCTTTAATTGACTGTGAAACTGGAGAGCTCAAAATGAGACTAAATGATGAAGAAATAACATTCAACATGTATAAATCTATGCGGCGACCAAGTGAATTTTCTAACTGCTCTCTAATAGAAGTCGTGGATGTAATTTTGGATGAGGAAGATGAGACCTTGAATgctaaagaccctctagcagcctGTCTCATGAACTTAGATGAAGTAAATGGAGAGGATTTGCAGAGTGGATGCTGGATCTTGAAGGCCAAGGGTTtgggaaaagagagctcgaatttgagcctttgcacttag